Sequence from the Hamadaea flava genome:
GCGGGTGAGGAGCAGAAAGGTTTCCGGCGTCATGATCGCGAGCGCGGTGTCGGCGGCGCGCAGCGGGCTGACGCCGGGACGAAGGCTGCCCTTGGCGGCGAGCGCTCCAGTGAACACGGCTAGGACGGTGTGGCGCTGGGTGATGTTGGTGCGCCAGATTTCGGCGATCTCCGGGTCGGTGGCGGCGGCGGATCGTACGACTTCCAGTACCGCCGCGACTCGGGAGTGGATCTCGGCGGTCTTCACCGCGAGTAGGCGCAGCATCTCGGCGGATGGGGCGGCTAGGGCTTCGTCGGCCCAGGGTCGTTCGAGGGACGCGATCGGCAGGGTGTCGCCGGCGATCTCGATGTCAAGGAGTTCTTTGAGGATCGCGCGTTTGGTGTCGAAGGTGAAGTAGAGCGTCTGCACGGCGACGCCAGCTTCGGCGGCGATCGCCTGCATCGTCGTGGCCGTGTAGCCGCCTTCAGTGAACAGCTTGCGGGCCGCCTTCAACATGCGTTCGCGGGTGGCGGCCGCCTTCGCCGCGCGCACTCCGGTCTTCGGGCTGCCGGTCATGGGTGACTCTCCTCACGTTGACTAGAGCTTCACTCTAGCGCAATTCTCACTGAAGTCCCACTCTAGTGAGAATTGGAGATCTGATGCGCGAACGCTCATTCATGGGTCGCGGCGGGGCCTTGGTGCTGATCACCGTCGTCGAGCTGCTGGTCTTTCTGGACACCTCGGTGGTCAACATCGCTCTGCCGCAAATCGGCGACGGCCTGCACCTGCGTGAGGCCGGTCTGAGCTGGGTCACCAACGCGTACCTGCTGGCCTTCGGTGGGTGCATGCTGGTCGGTGGCCGGGCGGCCGACCACTTCGGCGCTCGGCGCATGTTCCAGATCGGACTGGCGCTGTTCACGCTGGCATCGGCCGCTGCCGGGCTGGCCGTGGCGCCCTGGCACTTGATCGCCGCCCGCGCCCTGCAAGGCATCGGCGGCGCGGTGCTCATCCCCGCGCAACTCTCTCTGCTCGCACAGACTTTCACCGAGCCGGATGCGCGCCGCCGCGCGTTCGGGGTGTGGAGCGCGATGGGGGCTGCCGGTGCGGCGATCGGCACCTCCGCTGGCGGACTGCTCACGCAGTCTCTGGGCTGGCCCGCGATCTTCCTGATCAACGTGCCGATCGGCGCGGTCGCCCTCGTCGTGAGCCCGCGCCTGCTCACGGCCGACCCGGCACGGACCCGCGGCACGACCGCCCGGCTCGACCTTCCTGGCGCCGTCGTCGGTACCGCAGGACTGCTAACGCTTGGCTACGCCGTCGGTGCGCTGGCCGACCCCGGTACGCGCGTAGCCGGCGCGGGGCTGTTGGCCGTCGCCGTGGTGCTGCTCGTGGTTTTCGCGGTCATCGAGTCGCGTACCCAGGAGCCGCTGGTGCCGTTGCGGCTGTTCGGCGTACGCGAGGTCACCGGGTCGACGCTGGTCAACGCGCTGGTCGGTGCGGCGCATGTCCCGGCATTCGCGCTGCTGGCGCTGTACTTGCAGCAGACGCAGCACTACGGCCCGAACCGCTCGGGCCTGGCCGTCTTGCCTGTCGCGGCCGCTGCCCTGGTCACGTCGCGGACGGTGATCCCCGGGCTGCTTAAACGGCTGGGTGCCCGCCAGGTGCTGGCCATCGGCCTCGCCCTGCAAGCGGCCGGGCTGGCCTGGTTCGCCATGCTGCCCTCCACGGTGGACTACCTGGCGGATGTCCTGCCTGCGACGCTCCTGCTGGGCGTCGGCCTTCCGGCAGCGTTTGTCGGCGTCACCGCCCCGGCGGTCACGGCGGTCGCCTCAGCCGACGCGGGTGTGACGGCGGGAGTCGTCAACACCGCCCAGCGCATCGGCTCCGGGCTCGGAGTCACCGCAGTCCTCGTACTGGCCG
This genomic interval carries:
- a CDS encoding MFS transporter, yielding MRERSFMGRGGALVLITVVELLVFLDTSVVNIALPQIGDGLHLREAGLSWVTNAYLLAFGGCMLVGGRAADHFGARRMFQIGLALFTLASAAAGLAVAPWHLIAARALQGIGGAVLIPAQLSLLAQTFTEPDARRRAFGVWSAMGAAGAAIGTSAGGLLTQSLGWPAIFLINVPIGAVALVVSPRLLTADPARTRGTTARLDLPGAVVGTAGLLTLGYAVGALADPGTRVAGAGLLAVAVVLLVVFAVIESRTQEPLVPLRLFGVREVTGSTLVNALVGAAHVPAFALLALYLQQTQHYGPNRSGLAVLPVAAAALVTSRTVIPGLLKRLGARQVLAIGLALQAAGLAWFAMLPSTVDYLADVLPATLLLGVGLPAAFVGVTAPAVTAVASADAGVTAGVVNTAQRIGSGLGVTAVLVLAAAVTGDETTATSPAYLAGLRAGFAACAALALLGLLLTLILLRPNPSKAAVTLAVAKGHH
- a CDS encoding TetR/AcrR family transcriptional regulator is translated as MTGSPKTGVRAAKAAATRERMLKAARKLFTEGGYTATTMQAIAAEAGVAVQTLYFTFDTKRAILKELLDIEIAGDTLPIASLERPWADEALAAPSAEMLRLLAVKTAEIHSRVAAVLEVVRSAAATDPEIAEIWRTNITQRHTVLAVFTGALAAKGSLRPGVSPLRAADTALAIMTPETFLLLTRDRGWSNEEWTEWAADTLARLLLQ